Proteins from one Sylvia atricapilla isolate bSylAtr1 chromosome 1, bSylAtr1.pri, whole genome shotgun sequence genomic window:
- the SMIM13 gene encoding small integral membrane protein 13: protein MWQSIGLTLLVIVATLACVLLFMLCGWYVVWQLFLSKFKFLRELIGDTGSQQGDNEPSETETEQETPPSPQRGRQKSARQRRAPTEETT from the exons ATGTGGCAGAGCATCGGGCTGACCCTGCTGGTGATCGTGGCCACGCTGGCCTGCGTGCTGCTCTTCATGCTATGCG GATGGTATGTGGTCTGGCAGTTGTTTTTGTCTAAATTCAAATTCCTGAGAGAATTGATAGGTGATACAGGGTCCCAGCAGGGAGACAACGAGCCTTCAGAAACTGAAACTGAACAGGAAACTCCACCCTCGCCTCAGAGAGGGAGACAGAAATCAGCTCGGCAGCGAAGGGCACCTACGGAAGAGACCACATAA